TCGTCATCCGGCCGTCGAGGGGCTGGACCGGGGTGTCGCTGCGCGACCTGTGGGCGTACCGCGAGTTGCTCTACTTCCTGGCCTGGCGCGACATCAAGGTCCGGTACAGGCAGACGATGCTGGGGATCGCCTGGGCCGTGATCCAGCCGGTGTTCGCCATGGTGGTGTTCACGGTGTTCTTCGGTCGTCTGGGTGGGCTGCCCTCCGAGGGGATGCCTTATCCGCTGTTCACCCTCTGCGCGCTGCTGCCCTGGCAGCTGTTCGCGCACGCGCTGACGGAATCGAGCACCAGCGTCGTCGTCAATCAGAACCTCATCACGAAGGTCTACTTCCCCCGGCTCGTCATCCCCCTGGCGGTGGTGCTGGCCAGCCTCGTCGACTTCCTGATCGCGTGCGGTGTCTTCGTCGTGCTCGCCGCCTACTACGGCGTGGCCCCCGGTCCCACGGTCTGGAGCCTTCCCCTGTTCGTGCTCCTGGCGCTGGGACTGGCCACCGGGGCGGGCGCCTGGCTGTCGGCGCTCAACGTGCGCTACCGCGACGTGCGCTACGCGATTCCGTTCCTGGTGCAGGTGTGGTTCCTGGCCACGCCCATCGCGTATCCGGCCAGCCTGGTGCCCGAGCCCTGGCGCGCCTGGTACGGGCTCAACCCGATGGCCGGGGTCGTGGAGGGCTTCCGCCGGGCCCTGCTGGGCACCTCCGGCGCATCCGGCGGCCTCCTGGCGACGTCGACCGCCGTCACGGTGGTCATCCTGGTATCGGGCCTCGCCTACTTCCGCCGAACGGAGCGCACGTTCGCGGACACCATCTGAGTGGTGAGCATGCTGGCGATCAGGGCCGAGGGCGTGGGCAAGCGGTACACGATCGGCGCGCCCCGCGGCCCCTATGGCAGCCTCCGGGAGAGCCTGACGCAGGCCCTGACGGCGCCATTCCGCCGGCGAGCCTGGGGGCGAGCTGCCTCCGAGTCCGACACGCTGTGGGCGCTGCGGGACGTCTCCTTCGAGGTGCGCCCGGGCGAAGTCGTCGGGCTCATCGGCCGCAACGGCGCCGGCAAGAGCACGCTCCTCAAGATCCTGGCCCGGATCACCGAACCCACGTCCGGTGAGGTGGTGCTGTCCGGGCGCATCGGCTCGCTGCTGGAGATCGGCACCGGGTTTCATCCCGAGCTCACCGGGCGCGAGAACGTCTTCCTGAACGGGGCCATCCTCGGGATGCGACGCACCGAGATCCAGCGGAAATTCGACGAGATCGTGGCCTTCGCCGAGATCGAGCGCTTCCTGGACACGCCCGTCAAGCACTACTCCACCGGCATGTACCTTCGTCTGGCCTTCGCGGTGGCCGCTCACCTGGAGCCAGAGATCCTGCTGGTCGACGAAGTCCTGGCCGTGGGCGACGCCGCCTTCCAGCGCAAGTGCCTGGGCAAGATGGGGGACGTGGCCCGGACGGGCCGTACCATCCTCTTCGTGAGCCACAACATGGGTGCCGTCACAAGCATCTGTGAGCGGGGTCTCGTGCTCGAGGCTGGACGGGTGGTGTTCTCCGGCCCCGCCACCGAGGCGGTGACCGTCTACCTCAACCAGTTCAGCGGGGCGGCGGAACCCCCGGTGGCGGAGCGACGGGACCGCACCGGGTCGGGAGAGGTGCGGCTCATCGGCTTCGGCATCCAGAACGACAAGGACGAGCGGCTCGAGGCCATTCGCAACGGCGAGACCGTGCGCCTGGTCTTCGAGTACGAGACGCGCGACGGGCGGGGGGCGCGGAACGTTGAGTTCCATATCGTCGTGCGGACAGAGGCGGGCGACCTGCTCTTTCAGTTCGGGTCCCGGTTCCTGGGGCGGAGGCTGGCCCGGATTCCCGGTGCGGGCAGGCTCGTCTGCGAGATCCGGCGCTTTCCGCTCGTGCCCGGGCGCTACCGCCTCGATGCCTTCGTCGTGGCCGACGGTGTGCCGTCCGATTTCATCCTGTGGGCGGCTCCTCTCACCGTCGTCGACGGCGACTTCTATGGGGCCGGCTATCGGGTGTTCGAGCGCGAGAGCAGGTTCCTGATAGATGGCGATGTGGCCTGCGAGGCCCGCGCCGGCGATGGTGCGGATGGTCGGGCCTGACTCGTTGACGCGGCTGCACGGGGACATCGTCGCGGCCAGCCGAACCTACCAGCCGCCGGCGGACGTGCTCTCGCGGGTCGACGAGGAGTACCGAGGGTACATCGTGAATGCCGAGGGCCGGTCGTTCTACTACCAGTGGCTGGCGCTGGCGGTCCGGCTGCTCAAGCCGAGCCTGGCCGTGGAGCTGGGGGGCGGGCTCGGCGCCAGCACGCTCATCATGCTGTCGGAGCTGCCGATGGCCGCGCGGTTGGTCACCTGCGACCTCCGACCGACCCTCAAGTTCGTGCCCGCGTCCGCGACGAGCGATGCGCGATTCCGCTTCGTCTCGGGGAACGACCTCGATTTGAGCATTTTCGGGGTCGACCTGCCGATCGGCATCGACCTGCTGTTCATCGACACCGACCACACCTTCGTTCAGCTGGCGGCGGAGTGGAGCGTCTACCGACACCTGTG
This genomic stretch from Candidatus Methylomirabilota bacterium harbors:
- a CDS encoding ABC transporter permease, whose translation is MVEPVAEAAGPSLVVIRPSRGWTGVSLRDLWAYRELLYFLAWRDIKVRYRQTMLGIAWAVIQPVFAMVVFTVFFGRLGGLPSEGMPYPLFTLCALLPWQLFAHALTESSTSVVVNQNLITKVYFPRLVIPLAVVLASLVDFLIACGVFVVLAAYYGVAPGPTVWSLPLFVLLALGLATGAGAWLSALNVRYRDVRYAIPFLVQVWFLATPIAYPASLVPEPWRAWYGLNPMAGVVEGFRRALLGTSGASGGLLATSTAVTVVILVSGLAYFRRTERTFADTI
- a CDS encoding ABC transporter ATP-binding protein, giving the protein MLAIRAEGVGKRYTIGAPRGPYGSLRESLTQALTAPFRRRAWGRAASESDTLWALRDVSFEVRPGEVVGLIGRNGAGKSTLLKILARITEPTSGEVVLSGRIGSLLEIGTGFHPELTGRENVFLNGAILGMRRTEIQRKFDEIVAFAEIERFLDTPVKHYSTGMYLRLAFAVAAHLEPEILLVDEVLAVGDAAFQRKCLGKMGDVARTGRTILFVSHNMGAVTSICERGLVLEAGRVVFSGPATEAVTVYLNQFSGAAEPPVAERRDRTGSGEVRLIGFGIQNDKDERLEAIRNGETVRLVFEYETRDGRGARNVEFHIVVRTEAGDLLFQFGSRFLGRRLARIPGAGRLVCEIRRFPLVPGRYRLDAFVVADGVPSDFILWAAPLTVVDGDFYGAGYRVFERESRFLIDGDVACEARAGDGADGRA
- a CDS encoding class I SAM-dependent methyltransferase, whose product is MVGPDSLTRLHGDIVAASRTYQPPADVLSRVDEEYRGYIVNAEGRSFYYQWLALAVRLLKPSLAVELGGGLGASTLIMLSELPMAARLVTCDLRPTLKFVPASATSDARFRFVSGNDLDLSIFGVDLPIGIDLLFIDTDHTFVQLAAEWSVYRHLCNPGALVVLDDVLMNDLPRFWEALPYPKLELTRECHFSGFGAFRYETEARPNPLEAYRAALRVAWAGAADREETSGRCRALATRIRRVWKRRR